From Hymenobacter sedentarius, a single genomic window includes:
- a CDS encoding sensor histidine kinase encodes MRTRKQEARIRNRIAANLHDELGSLLLRIQLQTETLLMQPREDEVSLERLLHTTRSACSALRDVAWGLDAEADTMNALEDRMRDMLDQLALSTSLHIRFAVEGMEDVAMLPARLRQELYLVFKEATTNAVRHAQSPVYPAVRLYRQKNSVVLEVQDDGRAMPLAAQAGMGLRNMRRRALAVGGTLDAAPRADGPGFRVRFCAPLHTPAPLKWPFRG; translated from the coding sequence TTGCGAACCCGGAAGCAGGAGGCGCGAATTCGCAATCGTATTGCCGCTAATCTGCACGATGAGCTGGGGTCGCTGCTCCTGCGTATTCAGCTGCAAACCGAAACCCTGCTGATGCAGCCCCGCGAAGACGAAGTCAGCCTGGAGCGGCTGCTGCATACCACCCGCTCGGCTTGCTCAGCCCTGCGCGATGTGGCGTGGGGGCTGGATGCCGAGGCCGATACGATGAACGCGCTGGAAGACCGCATGCGCGACATGCTCGACCAGTTGGCGCTGAGCACTTCGCTACACATCCGCTTCGCAGTGGAGGGAATGGAGGATGTAGCGATGCTGCCGGCCCGGTTGCGACAAGAACTCTACCTGGTATTTAAGGAAGCTACCACCAATGCCGTTCGCCACGCGCAAAGCCCTGTCTACCCGGCGGTACGCCTGTATCGTCAAAAAAACTCCGTAGTGTTGGAGGTTCAGGACGATGGCCGCGCAATGCCCCTGGCCGCCCAGGCTGGGATGGGCCTGCGCAACATGCGGCGCCGCGCTCTCGCCGTGGGGGGCACATTGGATGCGGCGCCGCGGGCCGACGGTCCCGGGTTTCGGGTCCGGTTTTGCGCGCCGCTCCACACCCCGGCTCCACTGAAATGGCCCTTTAGAGGCTAA
- a CDS encoding response regulator — MSLLLGIVEDDLSVLESLRNYFSQQPEICEVLAADSIEDLLEQLDEALVPQVLLLDIGLPGISGTEALPLLKDKYPAMEVIMLTAYEDVEHIYQALCCGATGYMAKFTPLAQLKEAVLEVARGGAPMSRAISRKVLSHFRPTPTTHSDLLTPRERQVLQGIVDGLSDKEISTRLDLSTLTIRTHVKHVYRKMQVNSRTQLLSQHLRGLV; from the coding sequence GTGTCATTATTACTAGGTATTGTGGAGGATGACCTGAGCGTGCTCGAATCTCTGAGGAATTATTTCAGTCAACAACCGGAAATCTGCGAGGTGCTGGCGGCCGATTCCATCGAGGACCTGCTGGAGCAGCTGGACGAGGCATTGGTGCCGCAGGTGCTGCTGCTCGACATTGGCCTGCCCGGCATCAGCGGCACCGAGGCCCTGCCGCTGCTAAAGGACAAATACCCCGCCATGGAGGTGATAATGCTCACGGCCTACGAGGACGTGGAGCACATTTACCAGGCGCTCTGCTGCGGCGCCACCGGGTACATGGCCAAGTTTACGCCACTGGCGCAGCTCAAGGAAGCCGTGCTGGAAGTGGCCCGGGGCGGGGCGCCCATGAGCCGGGCCATCAGCCGAAAGGTGCTCTCGCACTTTCGGCCCACGCCCACCACGCACTCCGATTTGCTGACCCCGCGCGAGCGGCAGGTCCTGCAGGGCATCGTGGACGGGCTCAGCGACAAGGAAATCTCCACGCGCCTCGATTTGTCGACGCTCACCATCCGCACCCACGTCAAGCACGTATACCGCAAAATGCAGGTCAACAGCCGCACGCAGCTGCTCAGCCAGCACCTGCGCGGGCTGGTTTAG
- a CDS encoding glycosyltransferase family 2 protein translates to MCTDFLAPPPAGPATEPAVETEELVSIVVPFYNEQDSVRPLAEQIDGVMTAHGLPYELLLVNDGSEDQTWARITALAAENPAVVGIDLAGNYGQTLCLRAGFERARGAIVVAMDGDLQHDPAYLPQFVAYIREGYDMVSGAKAKRPEGRAHSLLANTAHKVISLLSGVQLEYFGATYKAYRRYLLRNVELLGDSHRFLGALVAQRGIRYREFPIEVRQRPFGASHYGLGKALVVVVDLVMLRFFLRYSRKPFRLFGVLGIVTLAVGLLATAGLLVGSVFFGVNISHRFPMEFIFSLFLIMSGIFLICFGLLAEIGTHAYYARRNRAPYVVRHELRAPSPTL, encoded by the coding sequence ATGTGCACTGATTTTCTTGCTCCCCCACCGGCCGGCCCAGCTACTGAACCAGCCGTGGAAACCGAGGAATTGGTATCCATCGTGGTGCCATTCTACAACGAGCAGGACAGCGTGCGCCCCCTGGCCGAGCAGATTGATGGCGTGATGACTGCCCACGGGCTGCCCTACGAGCTGCTGCTGGTGAACGACGGCAGCGAAGACCAGACCTGGGCGCGCATTACCGCCCTGGCTGCCGAAAACCCGGCCGTGGTGGGCATCGACCTAGCGGGCAACTACGGCCAGACCCTCTGCCTACGGGCGGGCTTTGAGCGGGCCCGGGGCGCCATCGTGGTGGCCATGGACGGCGACCTGCAGCACGACCCCGCCTACCTCCCGCAGTTTGTGGCCTACATCCGCGAGGGCTACGACATGGTGAGCGGGGCCAAGGCGAAGCGCCCCGAGGGCCGCGCCCATTCGCTGCTCGCCAATACGGCCCACAAGGTCATTTCCCTGTTATCGGGGGTGCAGCTCGAATATTTTGGGGCCACGTACAAGGCCTACCGCCGCTACCTGCTGCGCAACGTAGAGTTGCTCGGCGACTCGCACCGCTTTTTGGGGGCCCTGGTGGCGCAGCGCGGCATTCGCTACCGCGAATTTCCGATTGAGGTGCGCCAACGGCCGTTTGGGGCCAGCCATTACGGCCTGGGCAAAGCCCTGGTGGTGGTGGTCGATTTGGTGATGCTGCGCTTTTTTCTGCGTTACTCGCGCAAACCGTTCCGGCTGTTTGGGGTGCTTGGGATAGTGACGTTGGCCGTGGGGCTGCTGGCCACGGCCGGCCTGCTGGTCGGCTCCGTTTTCTTTGGGGTGAATATTTCCCATCGGTTTCCCATGGAGTTTATTTTCAGCTTGTTTCTGATAATGAGCGGCATTTTTCTGATTTGCTTCGGGCTGTTGGCCGAAATTGGCACGCACGCCTACTACGCCCGCCGCAACCGGGCACCCTACGTGGTGCGGCACGAGCTGCGGGCGCCGTCCCCAAC
- a CDS encoding PAS domain S-box protein, translating into MNAPMGHRDDNDMLKQESGHAHNRFELAQSEQRFRLLFENNPTLAVFQDINGLVLDINPAFLTFLHKAKHEVIGQHLHDFLPAEVRALFGEKFKEAIGGHKVHFEVTVQGQYGEQYLKVNKIPLVVEERIIGLHVAAEDITEMAAAQNLIKQQATALTTTLESITDAFFSLDKDWNLTYINREAERLINLSREQSLGKNIWQLFPEEANGTYRRQYEQALETGKTVQFETFFARESRWLEFKAYPSATGLSIYFSDISERVEADKQLKLLALVAQGTDNGVVITDAQGRTEWVNAAFTRHTGYALAEMLGQRPGAMLQGPETDPAMVQRIRERMKRRKPFSVTILNYKKSGQKLWLAMDITPIYNDADELTQFVALMQNINYRKEIEASQAKMTQDLYRHNRDLQQFTYVISHNLRGPLANALGLAKMLTKVDKNSEAFTVSLAHLRESMGQADEVLKDLNLVLSIRDKQDIQAQETMPLVDVCAQAVNNLDEALQQCGGRVNLDIAAGLVVHGNRAYLYSIFYNLLSNSIKYRFAARPLKVDISCEPGDHGGPTISFTDNGSGFDMFKAGSDVFQLYKRFHTNQRGRGIGLFLVKTHVEAMGGKIEVASDLNFGTRFLIHLDRH; encoded by the coding sequence ATGAACGCACCCATGGGCCACCGCGACGACAACGACATGCTGAAGCAAGAGTCCGGCCATGCGCACAACCGCTTCGAGCTGGCCCAGAGCGAGCAGCGGTTTCGGCTGCTGTTCGAAAACAACCCCACCCTGGCGGTATTTCAGGACATCAACGGCTTGGTGCTGGACATCAACCCAGCCTTCCTGACCTTTCTCCACAAAGCCAAGCACGAAGTCATTGGCCAGCATCTGCACGATTTCCTGCCGGCCGAAGTACGGGCCCTGTTTGGGGAGAAATTTAAGGAAGCCATCGGCGGCCATAAAGTGCACTTTGAGGTAACGGTGCAGGGCCAGTACGGCGAGCAATACCTGAAGGTGAACAAAATACCGCTGGTGGTGGAGGAGCGGATTATTGGGCTGCACGTGGCGGCGGAAGACATCACGGAGATGGCCGCGGCGCAGAACCTGATCAAGCAGCAGGCGACGGCGCTCACCACGACCTTGGAAAGCATTACGGATGCATTTTTTTCGCTGGATAAGGACTGGAACCTGACCTACATCAACCGGGAAGCTGAGCGGCTCATTAACTTGAGCCGGGAGCAAAGCCTGGGGAAAAACATCTGGCAATTATTCCCCGAAGAAGCGAACGGCACCTACCGCCGGCAATACGAGCAGGCGCTCGAAACTGGAAAAACGGTACAATTCGAGACCTTTTTTGCGCGTGAAAGCCGCTGGCTGGAATTCAAAGCCTATCCTTCTGCCACCGGGCTATCCATCTATTTCTCGGACATCAGCGAGCGGGTGGAGGCAGATAAACAGCTCAAGCTGCTGGCCCTGGTGGCCCAGGGCACCGATAACGGCGTCGTCATCACCGACGCGCAGGGGCGCACCGAATGGGTGAACGCCGCCTTTACCCGACACACGGGCTACGCCCTGGCCGAGATGCTGGGCCAGCGGCCGGGAGCCATGCTCCAGGGGCCCGAAACCGACCCGGCCATGGTGCAGCGCATCCGCGAGCGGATGAAGCGCCGGAAGCCCTTTTCGGTGACCATCCTCAACTACAAGAAGTCGGGGCAAAAGCTGTGGCTGGCCATGGACATCACCCCCATCTACAACGACGCCGACGAGCTGACCCAGTTCGTGGCCCTGATGCAAAACATCAACTACCGCAAGGAAATCGAGGCCAGCCAGGCCAAAATGACCCAGGACCTGTACCGGCACAACCGCGATTTGCAGCAGTTCACCTACGTCATTTCCCACAACCTGCGCGGGCCCCTGGCCAATGCCCTGGGCCTGGCCAAAATGCTCACCAAAGTGGATAAAAACAGCGAGGCGTTTACGGTTTCGCTGGCCCACCTGCGCGAGAGCATGGGCCAGGCCGATGAGGTACTCAAGGATTTGAACCTGGTGCTGTCCATTCGGGATAAGCAGGACATTCAGGCGCAGGAAACGATGCCGCTGGTGGACGTGTGCGCGCAAGCGGTGAACAACCTGGATGAGGCGTTGCAGCAATGCGGCGGCCGGGTTAACCTCGACATAGCGGCGGGCCTTGTCGTGCACGGCAACCGCGCCTATCTCTACAGCATCTTCTATAATCTGTTGTCGAACTCCATCAAGTACCGCTTCGCCGCGCGCCCGCTGAAAGTGGATATCAGTTGCGAGCCCGGAGACCATGGGGGGCCCACCATCAGCTTTACCGACAATGGTTCCGGCTTCGACATGTTTAAGGCGGGTTCCGACGTATTCCAGCTCTATAAGCGCTTCCACACCAACCAGCGCGGCCGGGGCATCGGCCTGTTCCTGGTCAAAACCCACGTGGAAGCAATGGGCGGCAAGATTGAAGTGGCCAGCGACCTGAATTTTGGGACCCGGTTTCTGATTCACCTCGACCGGCACTAG